From Curtobacterium sp. MCBA15_012:
TGCTCGTCGAGGTCCCGGAACCCCATCAAGGGCCTGAAGCTCGCCTCGGTCTTCGCTGCGGGCAGATAGTCGAAGAAGTAGCGGTCCGCGTCGTACGAGAGCTTGGCCACCGGCACCATTGCCCTGTTCTCCGGTTTCTGCCAGAGGACGAGGAGCGTCGAAGTCGGAACACCGTCATGTCCACGGAGCATGGCTGATCCTCCCTCTGTTGGTGCTCAATACTGCCGAGGCAAACGTACGAGCTACCTCTGACATGCCGTCCAGGTCCAGAACCCCACTGTCGAGATCCATTGAAGCGATCGAATCGACCATGGCAAGAAGCCGGTCTCGGCCAGTGGAGGAGCAACGATGGGACGCACGGACGGCAAGATCCAGGAGTGTTGTTCTTCGGTCACCGTCGAATCGCCCGGCGCGTCCACGCTCGACGAACCGAGAGATGCCTTCGGGCGCGCTCAGTATCGAAGCTCGGCGCTCGTCGGTGAGCTGGAAACCCATCGATGCGCCGAGGTCGTAGAGGGCAGCCAAGTGATCTCGCCCAGAGGGGTCTCGATTCCTGAGCACGGACCAGTTGTGCTCGTGTCGGTCTGTGTTCCCGATCAACGCGTCGAGGAGCAAGTAGGCGACCATGACGTCCTGCGCTGAACAACCATCCCAGGAGACGGCGCCGGGTGGCACGTCGTACTCGGCGAGCGTCTCGATGACGTTGTCCAAACTGTGCCCTCGGGTTGCAGTCCGGTCGCGGTCGGAGCCCCGCGCAGTGACCCCAAGTGCGTCGAGCATGGCGAGCCGACCGGTGATCATGTCGAAGCCGATGGGCTGGACGTTCCGGACGATGACGCCGTCGACCCGATCACGACGTGCGAGTTCGGTCTCCGCGACGGGGAGGCCGAGATGCGATGCGACGCGCGCTGCGATGACCTCCGTGAAGTCCCCGGCCTGACGCGAACCATCCGCATGGTCGACGACTGCCTTGAAGAGCCAGTCGGATGCGGGATCATTGGAGCTCGCCTCCGGATGGCGGAGCCATTCCTTCTTCGTCGCGCCTCGCGGTTCGACGCGGACGTGCTCCCACCCGCTCACGTCGATGCGCCCCACCATCAGCCCATCATGTCGGATATCTGGGGGTCGGGCATCGATGACGTGGGCGTGCTGCGGCGCATCGCGCCGTTCGGGTCGGGTCAGCGACGCCCGCGACCCACCGCCG
This genomic window contains:
- a CDS encoding HipA domain-containing protein, coding for MVGRIDVSGWEHVRVEPRGATKKEWLRHPEASSNDPASDWLFKAVVDHADGSRQAGDFTEVIAARVASHLGLPVAETELARRDRVDGVIVRNVQPIGFDMITGRLAMLDALGVTARGSDRDRTATRGHSLDNVIETLAEYDVPPGAVSWDGCSAQDVMVAYLLLDALIGNTDRHEHNWSVLRNRDPSGRDHLAALYDLGASMGFQLTDERRASILSAPEGISRFVERGRAGRFDGDRRTTLLDLAVRASHRCSSTGRDRLLAMVDSIASMDLDSGVLDLDGMSEVARTFASAVLSTNRGRISHAPWT